One window of the Balaenoptera ricei isolate mBalRic1 chromosome X, mBalRic1.hap2, whole genome shotgun sequence genome contains the following:
- the RTL4 gene encoding retrotransposon Gag-like protein 4, which produces SQSKTTVCPLVSNIGTQFCLVSLDSRRYSRELHRITTYQSALLKQYENFVLGLQQSFGEPTKQEMNPLVNAKVDKRDNFSQQDATTFQLLAQNLRYNETNQSDHYQEELADSIQAEVSGTDLMDNLPDLITQCIQLDKQRSDRPELLQSEAQIPVLASLIRHQALSNPTGPPPKEDPIQLRGSQPPLTPAKRARQQETQSCLYCSQAGHFTRDCLAKRSRAPARINNPAHQ; this is translated from the coding sequence TCACAGAGCAAAACCACTGTCTGCCCATTGGTATCCAATATTGGTACTCAATTCTGCTTAGTCTCACTTGATTCCAGAAGATACAGTAGAGAATTACACAGAATCACCACCTACCAGAGTGCTCTGTTGAAGCAATATGAGAACTTTGTTCTTGGGTTACAGCAGTCATTTGGTGAGCCCACAAAACAGGAAATGAACCCCTTGGTGAATGCTAAGGTTGACAAAAGGGACAACTTCTCTCAGCAGGATGCCACTACTTTCCAGCTCCTTGCTCAAAATCTGAGATATAATGAAACCAATCAGAGTGATCACTACCAAGAGGAACTAGCTGACTCCATTCAGGCTGAAGTAAGTGGCACAGATCTGATGGACAATCTCCCAGACCTTATCACTCAGTGTATTCAGTTGGATAAGCAACGTAGTGACAGGCCAGAGCTCCTGCAGTCAGAGGCCCAGATCCCAGTGTTGGCTTCCCTGATCCGCCACCAAGCCCTCTCCAACCCCACAGGTCCACCACCCAAGGAAGACCCTATACAGCTTCGAGGAAGCCAGCCGCCTCTCACTCCAGCCAAACGAGCCCGCCAGCAAGAAACTCAGTCATGCCTCTACTGCAGCCAGGCTGGTCACTTCACAAGAGATTGCCTTGCCAAACGTTCTCGAGCCCCAGCAAGGATAAATAACCCAGCTCACCAGTAA